The following proteins are encoded in a genomic region of Thermovenabulum gondwanense:
- the hrcA gene encoding heat-inducible transcriptional repressor HrcA: MLDERKIKILRAIIDDYIATAEPVGSRTIARKYRMGISPATIRNEMADLEELGYISQPYTSAGRIPSDKGYRFYVDFLMNCKKLDERDIFIINQLLKKRIRELEDFIEDTSKTISNLTNYTALILGPELNNSFLKHIEIIKIENKKGLVVIITNLGNVVHQIIDIPDGLKDNELTRISNLLNTFLKYKTIDEITPELMENVKHEIIEHEEVVCILMNILIDTLNQFREGGKVYYFGSSKMLDFPEFRDLDKARSFLSLLEEEDLISNILKSITKPNKISISIGNENPWKELQDYSIITTNFSVDSNNLYILGVLGPTRMDYSRVVTILKELVESLKERINNIL; the protein is encoded by the coding sequence ATGCTGGATGAAAGGAAAATAAAAATTCTAAGAGCAATAATAGATGATTATATAGCAACTGCAGAGCCGGTTGGGTCCAGGACAATAGCGAGAAAATACAGAATGGGGATCAGCCCGGCAACTATAAGAAATGAGATGGCGGATTTAGAAGAACTCGGTTATATTTCCCAGCCTTATACTTCTGCAGGAAGAATACCCTCCGATAAAGGTTATAGGTTTTACGTTGATTTCCTGATGAATTGCAAAAAGCTTGATGAGAGGGATATTTTCATAATAAATCAACTGTTGAAAAAAAGAATAAGGGAATTAGAAGACTTTATTGAAGACACCAGCAAAACAATTTCAAACCTTACCAATTATACTGCTTTAATTTTAGGGCCGGAATTGAACAACAGTTTTTTGAAACATATTGAAATAATAAAAATCGAAAATAAGAAAGGTCTTGTGGTAATTATTACTAATCTGGGGAATGTTGTGCATCAAATTATCGATATCCCGGACGGACTCAAAGATAATGAACTTACCAGGATAAGCAATTTGTTAAACACTTTTCTAAAATATAAAACTATAGATGAAATTACTCCCGAACTTATGGAAAATGTAAAACACGAAATAATTGAACATGAAGAAGTCGTATGCATTTTAATGAACATTTTAATTGACACTTTAAATCAATTCAGAGAAGGCGGAAAGGTATACTATTTTGGCAGCTCTAAAATGCTGGATTTTCCTGAATTCAGGGATTTAGATAAAGCAAGGAGCTTTCTTTCATTATTAGAAGAGGAGGACCTTATCTCAAATATTCTGAAATCCATCACAAAACCTAATAAAATTTCTATCAGCATAGGCAATGAAAACCCCTGGAAGGAACTTCAGGATTACAGTATTATTACAACCAATTTTTCCGTAGATAGTAATAATCTTTATATTTTAGGGGTTCTTGGACCTACAAGGATGGATTATTCAAGGGTAGTAACAATATTAAAGGAACTGGTGGAATCTTTAAAAGAGAGAATTAACAATATTCTTTAA
- a CDS encoding TCP-1/cpn60 chaperonin family protein — protein MDERFAAYITNANAVRAVASAVEGTIGPKGLDIMLVDRFGEVTITNDGVTILKLMDINHPAAKMLINIAKAQQEEVGDGTTTATIMAGTLVTEGVNQIIRGVPVARVIEGIKYGVKKAQEIMKTKATPVKGINDENLRKIAYIAGREHDDIADLVFEAAKLIGEEKLKEKNFRLRDIIIAKAGAENEVFLGLIIDKEKLNKQMPKEVYGAKILLIDDALEPEHIEEEALGTEAGFARYMELREEFKRNIEKIVELGVNVVFVGKNISDNAEELFVDKGILAVDRVSSRDLEKIAEHTGARMIKRSGLKKSQEEIKNYIGFAEKVYEDEKLEHIRIVGGNGRRMATILVGAATSEIVGERERIAKDAASSLQAAIKGGIVAGGGAVEIAVARELEREKEKLKGMATYGIDCVISALKRPLGQIVYNAGFNPLEKVEEVIYTQAEKNLDSIGVNCDTGELSDMLELGVLDPAPVKIHAIKAAGEIAEAILRIDTIIKKKDEDVGRANVDSTQGIKDLDF, from the coding sequence ATGGACGAAAGATTTGCTGCTTATATAACAAATGCTAATGCGGTTAGAGCGGTTGCATCGGCAGTGGAAGGCACTATCGGTCCAAAGGGACTGGATATAATGCTTGTGGATAGGTTTGGAGAAGTTACCATTACTAACGATGGAGTTACAATTTTAAAGTTAATGGATATAAATCATCCTGCGGCAAAAATGCTTATTAATATAGCTAAAGCCCAGCAAGAGGAAGTGGGGGATGGTACCACTACCGCCACAATAATGGCTGGAACTCTTGTCACGGAAGGGGTAAATCAAATTATTCGAGGAGTTCCTGTAGCCAGGGTGATAGAAGGAATAAAATACGGAGTAAAAAAGGCTCAAGAAATTATGAAAACGAAAGCAACTCCTGTAAAAGGCATTAATGATGAAAATCTAAGGAAAATAGCATATATTGCAGGAAGGGAACACGACGATATTGCAGATTTGGTTTTTGAGGCTGCAAAGCTGATAGGAGAGGAAAAGTTAAAGGAGAAGAATTTTAGACTAAGAGATATAATAATTGCCAAAGCTGGAGCCGAGAATGAGGTCTTCTTAGGTCTAATAATAGATAAAGAAAAATTGAATAAACAGATGCCGAAAGAAGTATATGGGGCAAAAATTCTACTTATAGATGATGCACTGGAACCCGAACATATTGAAGAAGAAGCGCTGGGTACAGAGGCTGGCTTTGCAAGGTATATGGAATTGCGGGAAGAATTTAAGAGAAATATTGAAAAGATTGTGGAATTAGGAGTTAATGTAGTTTTTGTAGGTAAAAATATAAGCGACAATGCAGAAGAATTGTTTGTAGATAAAGGAATACTGGCTGTGGACAGGGTGTCCAGCAGGGATTTAGAAAAAATTGCAGAACATACCGGGGCAAGGATGATTAAGCGATCGGGTCTTAAAAAGTCTCAAGAAGAGATAAAAAACTACATAGGATTTGCAGAAAAAGTCTATGAAGACGAAAAGTTAGAACATATAAGAATTGTGGGCGGGAATGGAAGAAGAATGGCCACTATACTGGTGGGAGCTGCAACCTCAGAGATAGTCGGCGAAAGGGAAAGAATAGCAAAGGATGCAGCCTCTTCGCTTCAGGCCGCAATTAAAGGCGGTATTGTAGCTGGAGGTGGTGCGGTTGAAATCGCAGTTGCCCGGGAGCTGGAGAGAGAAAAGGAAAAGCTGAAAGGAATGGCTACTTATGGTATTGATTGTGTAATTTCTGCTTTAAAAAGACCCCTTGGACAAATTGTATATAATGCGGGATTTAATCCTCTCGAAAAAGTAGAAGAGGTAATATATACCCAGGCAGAAAAAAATCTGGATTCCATTGGAGTAAATTGTGATACCGGTGAGCTTTCGGATATGTTGGAACTGGGAGTGCTTGATCCTGCACCGGTCAAAATTCATGCTATAAAAGCTGCAGGAGAAATTGCGGAGGCCATCCTTCGCATTGATACTATTATTAAGAAGAAGGACGAAGATGTGGGAAGGGCAAATGTAGATTCAACTCAAGGGATTAAAGATTTAGATTTTTAG
- the grpE gene encoding nucleotide exchange factor GrpE, whose protein sequence is MEEREERETIDDRGSEENKGKNPDEQIQNEKENLLNQLEEKEKIIQDYKERWLRALADYDNFRKRMEKEIKEVNLYAGEQLIKEILPILDNFERALKSAENDLNSTIEGIKLIYNQLKNLLSKYGVAEIEAEGKPFDPYYHEVVMQVQNPEYDDNIVLEVLQKGYTFHSRVIRPCLVKVVKNN, encoded by the coding sequence ATGGAAGAAAGGGAAGAAAGAGAAACCATAGATGACAGAGGTTCCGAGGAGAATAAAGGGAAAAATCCAGATGAACAAATTCAAAACGAAAAAGAAAATTTACTTAACCAATTAGAAGAAAAAGAAAAAATAATTCAAGATTATAAAGAAAGATGGCTCAGGGCGCTGGCGGATTATGATAACTTTAGAAAAAGAATGGAAAAAGAAATAAAAGAAGTCAATTTATATGCGGGAGAACAGCTTATAAAGGAAATCCTTCCCATTCTTGATAATTTTGAAAGGGCTTTAAAATCCGCTGAAAATGATTTAAATTCTACCATTGAAGGAATAAAATTGATCTACAATCAATTAAAAAATCTTCTTTCAAAATACGGTGTTGCCGAGATCGAAGCAGAGGGTAAACCTTTTGATCCTTATTACCATGAAGTCGTCATGCAGGTACAGAATCCCGAGTATGACGATAATATAGTTTTGGAAGTTCTTCAAAAAGGTTACACCTTTCATTCAAGGGTAATTAGACCGTGCCTTGTAAAGGTAGTAAAAAATAATTAA
- the dnaK gene encoding molecular chaperone DnaK, with the protein MGRIIGIDLGTTNSVAAYMEGGQPVVIPNAEGSRLTPSAVAFTKDGQRLVGQLAKRQAILNPERTILSIKRHMGTDYKVHIDGKAYTPQEISAMILQKIKQDAESYLGEKITQAVITVPAYFTDSQRQATKDAGRIAGLEVLRIINEPTAAALAYGLDKGEDQIILVFDLGGGTFDVSILELGDGVFEVKATSGNNRLGGDDFDQRIIDYIANEFYKEHGIDLRKDRMALQRLKEAAEKAKIELSSMLETTISLPFITADASGPKHIEMTLTRAKFEELTRDLVEATMGPTQQALKDAGLTPQDIDKVILVGGSTRIPAVQEAIRRFIGKEPCKGVNPDEVVAMGAAIQAGVLAGEVKDIVLLDVTPLSLGIETLGGVFTKIIERNTTIPVSKSQIFTTAADGQTTVDIHVLQGERPMAADNVTLGRFQLTGIPPAPRGVPRIEVKFDIDVNGIVHVSAKDLGTGKEQKITITSTTNLKEEEIQRMIKDAERFAEEDRKRKEKVEAKNHADSLIYQSEKMLNDLKDKINNEEREKIQKEIENVKKAIESDDIDKIRKATDDLTKAFYDISSRLYSQADSQTQTGTGTNAGGSTNFGFSAANDNKKDEKVFDADYKFVNDDEKK; encoded by the coding sequence ATGGGTAGAATAATTGGTATCGACCTTGGAACTACTAACTCTGTAGCTGCTTACATGGAGGGAGGGCAGCCCGTAGTAATCCCGAATGCGGAAGGATCAAGGCTTACACCTTCAGCTGTTGCCTTTACAAAAGACGGGCAAAGATTGGTGGGGCAACTGGCAAAGCGTCAGGCAATTTTGAATCCCGAAAGGACCATACTCTCCATAAAAAGACATATGGGAACCGATTATAAAGTTCACATAGATGGTAAGGCGTATACTCCACAGGAAATTTCTGCAATGATTTTGCAGAAAATAAAACAGGACGCTGAAAGTTATCTCGGAGAAAAGATTACTCAAGCAGTGATAACTGTACCGGCTTATTTTACCGACAGCCAGAGGCAGGCTACGAAAGATGCGGGAAGGATCGCAGGACTTGAGGTATTAAGAATTATAAACGAGCCTACGGCTGCAGCGTTAGCTTATGGACTTGATAAAGGAGAGGACCAAATTATTCTTGTATTTGACTTAGGTGGTGGCACCTTTGATGTTTCTATTTTAGAACTGGGAGATGGGGTATTTGAAGTTAAAGCTACCAGCGGGAACAACAGGCTGGGCGGAGATGATTTTGACCAGAGAATAATTGATTATATAGCCAATGAGTTTTATAAAGAACACGGTATCGACCTGAGAAAGGACAGAATGGCCCTTCAAAGATTGAAGGAAGCTGCTGAAAAGGCAAAGATTGAACTTTCAAGCATGCTTGAAACTACAATTAGCTTACCGTTCATTACGGCAGATGCTTCCGGTCCGAAGCACATAGAAATGACTTTAACACGGGCTAAGTTTGAAGAATTAACAAGGGATCTGGTAGAAGCTACCATGGGGCCGACCCAGCAAGCTTTAAAAGATGCGGGACTTACCCCACAGGACATCGACAAGGTTATACTCGTTGGTGGTTCTACAAGGATTCCGGCTGTTCAGGAGGCTATACGGAGATTTATAGGTAAGGAGCCCTGCAAGGGAGTAAATCCCGATGAAGTTGTTGCTATGGGCGCAGCTATACAAGCGGGTGTCCTTGCGGGTGAGGTAAAGGATATAGTCTTACTTGATGTAACTCCGCTTTCCCTGGGTATTGAAACCCTTGGTGGAGTATTTACGAAAATAATTGAAAGAAATACCACCATTCCGGTATCCAAAAGTCAGATCTTTACCACCGCCGCCGATGGTCAAACAACTGTGGATATCCACGTACTCCAGGGAGAAAGGCCAATGGCTGCCGACAATGTAACCTTGGGAAGGTTCCAGCTTACGGGTATTCCGCCTGCTCCTCGAGGGGTGCCCAGAATAGAGGTAAAGTTCGATATTGATGTAAACGGCATTGTTCACGTCTCAGCAAAAGATTTAGGGACGGGTAAGGAACAAAAAATTACCATTACTTCTACAACAAATCTGAAAGAGGAAGAAATTCAAAGAATGATAAAGGATGCGGAAAGGTTCGCGGAGGAAGATAGAAAGAGGAAGGAAAAGGTTGAGGCCAAAAATCATGCCGATTCACTGATTTATCAATCGGAGAAAATGTTAAACGATTTAAAGGATAAAATAAATAATGAAGAAAGAGAAAAAATACAAAAAGAAATTGAAAATGTAAAAAAAGCTATTGAAAGCGATGATATTGATAAAATAAGAAAGGCAACCGATGACCTTACCAAAGCATTTTATGATATTTCTTCAAGACTGTACAGTCAGGCAGATTCACAAACTCAAACAGGAACGGGTACAAACGCCGGTGGTAGCACCAATTTTGGTTTCAGTGCTGCTAATGATAATAAAAAGGATGAAAAAGTATTTGATGCAGATTACAAATTTGTAAATGATGATGAAAAAAAATAA
- the dnaJ gene encoding molecular chaperone DnaJ, translating to MAKKDYYEILGVSRDATEEEIKKAYRKLARQYHPDVNKSEDAQEKFKEINEAYEVLSNPEKRALYDKFGHAGVDPNSAGGFGQDFHQGNFDFGDFRGFDFGSDIFGDIFESFFGGMGRRENKGPVKGADVRYDLEITLEEAAFGAEKEIEIIRTETCVKCGGTGAKGNSLRNCPVCNGTGQIRHEKMTPFGRYINITTCSRCGGSGKIIEEPCNVCGGRGYTRVPRKVKIKIPQGVDTGAKLRISGEGEPGIRGGPPGDLYVVIHVKPHKLFVRQGDDLIYETYISFVQAALGDEIEIPTLNGKVKLRIPEGTQPDTRFRIKGEGMPRLKGYGRGDLHVKVNVVIPKKLNEKQKELLRKFAEISGEELAKHQKSFFDKMKDAFGV from the coding sequence TTGGCTAAGAAGGATTATTACGAAATACTCGGAGTTTCCAGAGATGCAACGGAAGAGGAAATTAAGAAAGCATATAGAAAGCTGGCGCGGCAGTATCATCCGGATGTGAACAAAAGCGAAGATGCTCAGGAGAAGTTCAAAGAAATTAATGAAGCTTATGAAGTGTTAAGCAATCCGGAAAAAAGAGCTCTTTATGATAAATTTGGTCATGCGGGAGTCGATCCAAACTCTGCAGGAGGGTTTGGTCAGGATTTTCATCAAGGCAATTTTGATTTTGGTGATTTTAGAGGTTTTGATTTTGGCAGCGACATTTTTGGAGATATTTTCGAAAGCTTCTTCGGAGGAATGGGCCGCAGGGAAAACAAAGGGCCAGTCAAAGGAGCGGATGTAAGGTACGATCTGGAAATTACTTTAGAGGAAGCTGCTTTTGGTGCTGAAAAAGAAATAGAAATAATCCGAACTGAGACCTGTGTGAAATGTGGTGGGACCGGTGCAAAAGGAAATTCCCTTAGAAACTGCCCCGTATGTAATGGTACCGGTCAAATAAGACATGAAAAAATGACTCCTTTTGGAAGGTATATCAATATTACTACCTGTTCAAGGTGTGGAGGGAGTGGTAAAATAATCGAAGAACCCTGCAACGTATGTGGGGGCAGGGGCTATACCAGGGTGCCGAGAAAGGTCAAGATAAAGATTCCCCAGGGAGTAGATACGGGAGCCAAACTGCGAATAAGTGGAGAAGGTGAACCCGGCATTAGAGGCGGCCCGCCGGGAGATTTATATGTGGTTATTCACGTCAAACCGCACAAACTCTTCGTAAGACAGGGGGATGACCTTATATACGAAACATACATTTCTTTTGTTCAAGCGGCCCTGGGAGACGAAATTGAGATTCCTACGTTGAATGGAAAGGTAAAATTAAGAATACCGGAAGGGACCCAGCCGGATACCAGATTCAGAATTAAAGGGGAAGGAATGCCGCGTTTAAAGGGATATGGTAGAGGCGATCTTCATGTGAAAGTAAATGTGGTTATCCCCAAAAAGTTAAACGAAAAACAAAAAGAACTTTTAAGAAAATTTGCAGAAATAAGCGGAGAAGAACTTGCGAAACATCAGAAAAGTTTCTTTGATAAAATGAAAGACGCTTTTGGTGTTTAA
- the prmA gene encoding 50S ribosomal protein L11 methyltransferase: MDWIEIKVDTTTEAVESITGIFYEKGAQGVVIEDPKDFLRQKEDGDWDYMEVPEGLDFEKAVVTAYLPEKEGIYDIISEIENKIKKLPEYGLNIGTGKITINSVSDTDWANEWKKYYDILHIGKKIVIKPSWKEYFKKEDEVVIELDPGMAFGTGTHETTIMCLEFIEKYIKDGFQVIDFGCGSGILSIALAKLGANRVFAIDKDEVAVKVTKENVDRNGLKDIVEVKVGDTLDIVKETVDLIVSNIIADVIIKVSDKAAFLLKEKGIFIASGIVKDKKERVKQAVMGKGLILLEEQVKGDWVALVFMKNTDQ; this comes from the coding sequence ATGGACTGGATAGAAATTAAAGTGGATACTACCACCGAGGCTGTGGAGTCTATAACGGGAATATTTTACGAAAAAGGCGCTCAGGGCGTAGTTATAGAAGATCCGAAGGATTTTCTACGTCAGAAAGAAGATGGGGATTGGGATTACATGGAGGTCCCCGAAGGTCTGGATTTCGAAAAAGCGGTAGTAACGGCATATTTACCCGAAAAGGAAGGAATCTACGATATAATAAGTGAGATTGAAAACAAAATTAAAAAACTTCCGGAATATGGTTTGAATATTGGAACCGGTAAAATTACGATAAATTCCGTATCCGATACCGACTGGGCGAATGAATGGAAAAAATATTATGATATATTGCATATAGGTAAAAAAATTGTTATAAAACCTTCATGGAAGGAATATTTTAAGAAAGAGGATGAAGTGGTAATAGAATTAGATCCTGGAATGGCTTTCGGCACCGGTACTCATGAAACAACTATAATGTGTTTGGAATTTATAGAAAAATATATAAAGGATGGCTTTCAAGTAATTGATTTTGGATGCGGTTCCGGGATACTCTCCATAGCCCTGGCTAAATTGGGAGCTAACAGGGTATTTGCTATCGACAAAGATGAAGTGGCGGTCAAGGTTACAAAAGAGAATGTAGATAGGAATGGACTGAAAGATATTGTAGAAGTAAAAGTAGGAGATACACTTGATATAGTAAAGGAGACAGTTGATTTAATAGTATCTAATATTATAGCGGATGTAATAATAAAAGTGTCAGATAAGGCGGCATTTTTACTTAAAGAAAAAGGAATATTCATTGCATCCGGAATCGTAAAAGATAAAAAGGAAAGGGTAAAACAAGCAGTAATGGGAAAAGGGTTAATCCTGCTTGAGGAACAGGTAAAGGGAGATTGGGTTGCACTGGTTTTTATGAAAAATACCGATCAGTAA
- a CDS encoding RsmE family RNA methyltransferase, translated as MMPLFFIKETPVAGKVVKITGEDAHHISKVLRYKKGDIIEVSNGISYSGEGIIEEIDNKNNIIKVKIIKEEKDESGFTEITLFQAIPKGQKFDLIVQKNVEIGVKRIVPVFTKRIIPRYEEVKISDKIERWNKIAMEAAKQCKRKDIPLVEKPLNFQQLQEKIKNFDFFLVPWENEKSLTLKQVMNNIKKGEAQKIAIFIGPEGGFDEEEIKNCVEKGAIPLTLGKRILRTETAGFVVSTIMMYELADLGG; from the coding sequence ATGATGCCCCTGTTTTTTATAAAAGAAACTCCTGTTGCAGGGAAGGTTGTAAAGATTACCGGAGAAGATGCACATCATATTTCAAAAGTATTGAGGTACAAAAAAGGTGATATTATAGAAGTATCTAATGGCATTTCATATTCAGGAGAAGGCATAATAGAGGAGATAGATAATAAAAACAATATAATTAAGGTAAAAATAATTAAAGAAGAAAAGGATGAATCAGGTTTTACGGAGATTACGTTGTTTCAGGCAATACCCAAAGGTCAAAAGTTTGATCTTATTGTTCAAAAAAATGTAGAAATCGGGGTAAAAAGAATAGTACCGGTTTTTACTAAAAGAATTATTCCCAGATATGAAGAAGTAAAAATATCGGATAAAATTGAGAGATGGAATAAAATAGCAATGGAAGCAGCCAAACAGTGCAAAAGAAAGGATATTCCCTTAGTGGAAAAACCTTTAAATTTTCAACAGCTGCAGGAAAAAATCAAAAATTTTGATTTTTTTTTAGTTCCATGGGAAAATGAAAAGAGTTTAACTTTAAAACAAGTAATGAATAACATAAAAAAAGGAGAAGCTCAAAAAATCGCCATATTTATAGGCCCCGAGGGTGGTTTTGATGAAGAGGAAATAAAAAATTGTGTGGAAAAAGGGGCAATACCTTTAACGCTCGGCAAAAGAATATTAAGAACGGAGACGGCAGGCTTTGTGGTAAGTACAATAATGATGTACGAACTTGCAGATTTAGGAGGTTGA
- the mtaB gene encoding tRNA (N(6)-L-threonylcarbamoyladenosine(37)-C(2))-methylthiotransferase MtaB: MPKVAFYTLGCKVNQAETEAMMELFREKNYNIVDFDEIADIYVINTCAVTNESERKSRQIIRRAIRNNPLAVIAVVGCYSQLAAEEIMKIQGVDVVIGTRDRNKIVELVEKALFDNERVVRVSNIMEVRSFEEIAFRGFRQKTRAFLKIQEGCNLFCSYCIIPYARGPIRSRKMESIIKEAQELAKDGFKEVVLTGIHLGLYGEDFKKDPNLLDVVKEISKIPVIERIRLSSIEIFEIDRDFIQEVSKLKNFCRHFHIPLQSGSNEILKKMNRRYTTEEFLNKIEMIQAYMPDVAITTDVITGFPGEKDENFKETLEFIKKVGFSKLHVFKFSAKKGTPAYEMKEQIPERIKEERSKILIELSHQLEKDFREKFKGKILRVLFEEETQESLYEGFTDNYIRVAAFSGENLHNKIYSVLLKENGDEYILGEVISR; encoded by the coding sequence ATGCCAAAAGTTGCCTTTTATACCTTAGGATGCAAGGTAAATCAGGCTGAAACAGAAGCCATGATGGAACTTTTCAGAGAAAAGAATTATAATATAGTAGATTTCGATGAAATCGCCGATATATATGTAATTAACACCTGTGCGGTTACCAATGAAAGTGAAAGGAAATCCCGTCAAATAATAAGGAGGGCCATAAGAAATAACCCCCTTGCAGTGATAGCAGTCGTAGGTTGCTATTCCCAGCTTGCAGCGGAAGAAATAATGAAGATCCAGGGGGTAGATGTGGTAATAGGTACCAGAGACAGAAATAAAATTGTAGAACTGGTTGAAAAAGCACTTTTCGATAATGAAAGGGTAGTCAGAGTTAGTAACATAATGGAAGTTAGATCCTTTGAAGAAATTGCTTTCAGAGGTTTCAGGCAAAAAACAAGGGCTTTTTTAAAAATTCAGGAAGGATGTAATTTATTTTGTTCTTATTGTATTATTCCATACGCCCGGGGTCCTATTAGAAGCAGGAAGATGGAAAGTATTATAAAAGAAGCGCAGGAGCTTGCTAAAGATGGCTTTAAAGAGGTGGTTTTAACCGGAATTCATTTAGGGCTTTACGGGGAAGACTTTAAAAAAGATCCAAATCTTTTAGATGTTGTAAAAGAAATTTCCAAAATACCGGTTATTGAGAGAATACGATTGAGCTCTATAGAAATCTTTGAGATTGACAGGGATTTTATTCAGGAGGTTTCTAAGCTGAAAAACTTCTGCAGACATTTTCATATACCATTGCAGAGCGGTAGTAATGAAATTTTAAAAAAAATGAATAGGCGTTATACAACTGAGGAATTTTTAAATAAAATAGAAATGATACAAGCATATATGCCGGATGTGGCTATCACCACCGATGTTATTACCGGATTTCCTGGAGAAAAAGATGAAAATTTCAAAGAAACATTGGAATTTATTAAAAAGGTGGGATTCAGTAAACTACACGTTTTTAAATTTTCAGCTAAAAAAGGAACCCCTGCTTATGAAATGAAGGAACAAATACCCGAGAGGATAAAAGAAGAAAGGAGCAAGATATTAATAGAATTAAGCCATCAATTGGAAAAAGATTTCAGAGAAAAATTTAAAGGAAAAATACTCAGGGTTTTGTTTGAAGAGGAAACACAAGAAAGTCTATACGAGGGTTTTACGGATAATTATATACGGGTTGCCGCATTTTCCGGGGAAAATCTTCATAATAAAATTTACAGTGTATTGCTTAAAGAAAACGGCGACGAATATATTTTGGGAGAAGTAATTTCCAGATAA
- a CDS encoding histidine triad nucleotide-binding protein, translating into MECIFCRIIRKEIPSNIVYEDDNIIAFKDINPQAPVHLLVVPKKHIPNLLEVEEKDSFLILEITRVIKELAKTYNIDDKGFRVVINTGDEGGQTVHHLHFHLLGGRFMTWPPG; encoded by the coding sequence TTGGAATGTATATTTTGTAGAATAATCCGAAAAGAGATTCCCAGCAATATTGTTTATGAAGATGATAACATCATTGCTTTTAAAGATATAAATCCTCAAGCCCCCGTCCATCTCCTTGTGGTTCCTAAAAAGCATATTCCAAATTTACTGGAAGTTGAAGAAAAAGATAGTTTTCTTATATTGGAAATAACAAGAGTAATAAAGGAATTAGCAAAAACATACAATATCGATGATAAAGGATTTAGAGTAGTAATAAACACGGGTGATGAGGGTGGCCAAACGGTACACCATCTCCACTTCCATTTGCTGGGTGGTAGGTTCATGACATGGCCTCCAGGATAA
- the rpsU gene encoding 30S ribosomal protein S21: protein MTEVRIGENESLDSALKRFKRECQKAGVLSELRKREHYEKPSVRRKKKSEAARRRKFK, encoded by the coding sequence ATGACAGAAGTGCGCATTGGTGAAAATGAATCGCTGGACAGTGCATTGAAGCGTTTTAAACGTGAATGCCAGAAAGCCGGTGTTCTCTCTGAGTTAAGGAAAAGAGAGCACTATGAGAAGCCCAGCGTAAGAAGAAAGAAAAAATCTGAAGCAGCACGCCGCAGAAAATTTAAGTAG
- a CDS encoding GatB/YqeY domain-containing protein, with translation MSIKDVLTEDMKRALKEGEKEKLSVIRMARAAILNEEKNRLHELDDGEVIEVLSREVKKLRENKEEYERLNRPDVAAQLEREIDILLSYLPQQLTEEEIEEIARQVIYETGANSVKDMGRVMTAIMPKVKGRADGRVVNQIVKKLLE, from the coding sequence TTGTCTATAAAGGATGTTTTAACTGAAGACATGAAAAGGGCATTAAAAGAGGGCGAGAAGGAAAAGCTTTCGGTAATAAGGATGGCAAGAGCAGCAATATTAAATGAAGAAAAAAACAGATTGCACGAACTTGATGATGGTGAAGTAATTGAAGTATTGTCGAGAGAAGTAAAAAAACTAAGAGAAAATAAAGAGGAGTATGAACGCCTTAATAGGCCCGATGTAGCAGCACAGTTAGAAAGAGAAATTGACATCCTTTTAAGTTACCTCCCTCAGCAGTTGACCGAGGAAGAAATAGAGGAAATTGCTCGGCAAGTTATTTACGAAACAGGTGCTAATAGCGTCAAAGATATGGGAAGGGTAATGACTGCCATCATGCCCAAGGTAAAAGGTCGGGCAGATGGCAGGGTGGTAAATCAGATTGTTAAAAAATTATTGGAATAA
- the yqfC gene encoding sporulation protein YqfC: MNYNEFMEKLADKLDLPKDVLINLPVITLTGDLVLNVENFKGIVRYEENSVVLNSTIGDIEILGENLFIKYLVSDEVRIEGKIKKIIIKD, translated from the coding sequence ATGAATTATAACGAGTTTATGGAAAAACTTGCCGATAAGCTGGATTTGCCCAAGGACGTACTTATAAATTTGCCTGTTATAACCCTGACCGGAGACTTAGTATTAAATGTGGAAAATTTTAAAGGAATAGTTAGGTATGAAGAAAATTCGGTAGTTTTGAATAGCACAATTGGCGATATAGAAATTTTAGGAGAAAATCTATTTATAAAATATCTGGTCTCTGATGAAGTAAGAATAGAAGGGAAAATAAAAAAAATAATTATTAAAGATTGA